The following coding sequences lie in one Kribbella sp. NBC_00709 genomic window:
- a CDS encoding glycosyltransferase: MSRSTAPDVGIITTGHDVADARLHKITAALQQRDLTVELWGLGEAAGGPAGAIVHAGPRGTMVQRLARTAVLPWRTNAKVVMTVDPDMIPIARLVTGLRRRKLVVDVHEDYERLLADRAWAKGLAGLPARLIVRAGSKLAAGADLTVVADSHLAPHQAKHRLVVQNLPDHGFLAPAPATGAPRAVYVGDLRASRGLFDMVETVAAAPDWSLDLVGPVAPSDRDRLEARITEPELAGRVRLHGRQPPADAWRIAQGAWASLAMLQPTPAFVEAMPSKIYEYLASGLPVLSTRLPRQTRVIEESGGGVLVDSVAEAAETLRRWSADPGELEKLHDHALQWAAEHLPTNTPYDDLADAILNLLRGRPTLPKGRA, encoded by the coding sequence ATGTCACGCAGCACGGCGCCGGACGTGGGGATCATCACGACCGGTCACGACGTGGCCGACGCGCGTCTGCACAAGATCACCGCGGCCCTGCAGCAGCGCGACCTCACGGTCGAGCTCTGGGGCCTCGGTGAGGCTGCCGGCGGGCCCGCGGGTGCGATCGTGCACGCCGGGCCGCGCGGCACGATGGTGCAGCGGCTGGCCCGGACCGCCGTGCTGCCGTGGCGGACCAACGCGAAGGTGGTGATGACGGTCGATCCGGACATGATCCCGATCGCCCGTCTCGTCACCGGGCTGCGGCGGCGCAAGCTGGTCGTCGACGTCCACGAGGACTACGAACGGTTGCTGGCCGACCGCGCCTGGGCCAAAGGCCTGGCCGGGCTGCCCGCCCGGTTGATCGTCCGCGCCGGGTCGAAGCTGGCCGCGGGCGCCGACCTCACCGTGGTCGCCGACTCACACCTGGCGCCGCACCAGGCGAAACACCGCCTCGTGGTGCAGAACCTTCCAGACCACGGCTTCCTGGCACCGGCTCCGGCCACCGGCGCACCGCGCGCGGTGTACGTCGGTGACCTCCGGGCCAGCCGTGGACTCTTCGACATGGTCGAGACCGTCGCTGCGGCGCCGGACTGGTCTCTCGACCTGGTCGGCCCGGTCGCACCGTCGGACCGGGACCGGCTCGAGGCCCGGATCACCGAGCCCGAGTTGGCCGGCCGGGTCCGGCTGCACGGGCGCCAGCCACCTGCGGACGCCTGGCGGATCGCACAGGGTGCCTGGGCGAGCCTGGCCATGCTGCAGCCGACGCCGGCGTTCGTGGAAGCGATGCCGTCCAAGATCTACGAGTACCTCGCCAGCGGTCTTCCCGTGCTGTCCACCCGGCTGCCCCGGCAGACCCGGGTGATCGAGGAGTCCGGTGGCGGAGTCCTGGTGGACTCGGTGGCGGAGGCCGCCGAGACCTTGCGGCGCTGGTCCGCGGACCCCGGTGAGCTGGAGAAGTTGCACGACCACGCGCTGCAGTGGGCGGCGGAGCACCTGCCGACCAACACGCCGTACGACGACCTGGCCGACGCGATTCTCAATCTCTTAAGAGGCCGCCCAACTCTTCCGAAAGGCAGGGCATGA